One genomic window of Evansella cellulosilytica DSM 2522 includes the following:
- a CDS encoding phosphate/phosphite/phosphonate ABC transporter substrate-binding protein: MKKQLTLTALIALTTVFTACGTVDEEPVPGEDTTDMEDTTEDSATDDIEMPDELIMGFVPSQDSDKIADTAAPLADRLSEELGIPVDGRVMTNFTGLIEAMGNNQVQIGFLNPFGYVLATDRYDNIDVILKSIRNGEDSYRAQYTVRADSDIESIEDLEGRVWAFADIASTSGFLFPAAQLMNDYGVEDVNTHFSELIQAGSHDNAMLQLLEGNADVVTSFEDARDTIADDYPEVYDELVQLDFTDPIPNDTISVDTTLPQELIDQIEEIFLSFNDDEEMIGIMQEVYTWTGIAEAEDSDYDIVRDVHRLFPEHF, from the coding sequence ATGAAAAAACAATTAACTTTAACAGCATTAATTGCACTTACTACAGTTTTCACAGCCTGTGGTACAGTGGATGAAGAACCTGTTCCTGGTGAAGACACTACTGACATGGAAGACACCACAGAAGATAGCGCTACCGATGATATCGAAATGCCAGATGAGCTCATAATGGGCTTTGTACCATCACAAGACTCCGATAAAATAGCTGATACAGCTGCACCACTTGCCGATCGTCTTTCTGAAGAGCTTGGTATTCCGGTAGACGGAAGAGTGATGACAAACTTCACTGGGCTTATTGAAGCAATGGGGAACAACCAAGTACAAATTGGCTTTTTAAACCCTTTTGGGTATGTGCTAGCAACAGATCGTTATGATAACATCGATGTGATTTTAAAGTCGATTAGAAATGGAGAAGATTCATACCGAGCCCAGTATACAGTAAGAGCAGACTCTGATATTGAATCTATAGAGGATCTCGAAGGAAGAGTATGGGCATTTGCGGACATAGCATCCACTAGCGGCTTCCTATTCCCTGCAGCACAATTAATGAATGATTACGGTGTAGAAGATGTTAATACCCACTTTTCTGAGCTCATTCAAGCAGGTTCTCATGATAACGCTATGCTTCAGCTCCTGGAAGGTAATGCAGATGTTGTTACTTCATTTGAAGACGCAAGAGACACGATAGCAGATGATTATCCTGAAGTTTATGATGAATTAGTTCAACTAGACTTCACAGACCCTATACCAAATGATACAATTTCTGTTGACACAACGTTACCTCAAGAACTGATAGATCAAATTGAGGAAATCTTCCTTTCATTTAATGACGATGAAGAAATGATAGGAATTATGCAAGAGGTATATACTTGGACAGGTATCGCTGAAGCTGAAGATAGCGATTACGATATAGTAAGAGACGTTCACCGGCTATTTCCTGAACACTTCTAA
- a CDS encoding M20/M25/M40 family metallo-hydrolase: MVNEQRIVKEFLELVQVDSETKYEREIADVLIRKFESLGVHVREDDTMNETDHGAGNLICTLEGNSDGDTIYFTSHMDTVVPGVGINPVVENGYIKSDGTTILGADDKAGLAAMIEAIRVLKEQKLAHATIQFIITVGEESGLVGAKALNKNNLIAKYGFALDSDGKVGSIIVAAPNQSKLQITVYGKTAHAGVAPEKGVSAITIASRAISHMPLGRIDEETTANIGRIEGGTQTNIVCDKVHILAEARSLVKEKLQKQVTAMKEAFEQAASDMGGNVEVIIQEMYPGFKHGEGDQVVEVAKNAIAAIGREPNLLQSGGGSDANIIAGFGIPTINLGIGYEEIHTTNEKLSIEELVKTAQLVVQICRQAVTVK, translated from the coding sequence ATGGTAAATGAACAAAGAATAGTAAAGGAATTTTTAGAATTAGTTCAAGTTGATTCTGAAACAAAATATGAACGTGAAATTGCAGATGTATTAATTAGAAAATTTGAATCACTTGGTGTTCATGTGAGAGAAGATGATACGATGAATGAAACAGATCATGGTGCAGGTAATTTAATTTGTACGTTAGAGGGAAATAGTGATGGTGATACTATTTATTTTACGTCCCATATGGATACGGTTGTACCTGGTGTAGGAATTAACCCAGTGGTTGAGAATGGCTATATAAAATCAGATGGTACGACAATACTGGGAGCAGATGATAAAGCAGGGTTAGCTGCTATGATAGAGGCAATTCGTGTCTTAAAGGAGCAAAAGTTGGCACATGCAACAATACAATTTATTATTACTGTAGGAGAGGAATCTGGTTTAGTAGGAGCAAAAGCGCTTAATAAAAATAATTTAATTGCGAAGTATGGATTTGCTTTAGACAGTGATGGTAAAGTAGGTTCAATTATTGTAGCTGCCCCTAATCAGTCTAAATTACAGATTACAGTGTATGGAAAAACTGCGCATGCAGGTGTAGCCCCAGAAAAGGGAGTTTCTGCAATAACGATTGCCTCACGAGCAATTTCTCACATGCCGTTAGGGAGAATTGATGAGGAGACAACCGCTAATATTGGACGTATCGAAGGTGGAACACAAACAAACATCGTTTGTGATAAAGTACATATTTTAGCAGAAGCCCGTTCTCTCGTGAAGGAAAAACTACAAAAACAAGTAACTGCCATGAAAGAGGCATTTGAACAAGCTGCTTCTGATATGGGAGGAAACGTGGAGGTAATTATACAGGAAATGTATCCTGGTTTTAAACATGGAGAAGGAGATCAAGTAGTTGAAGTAGCTAAAAATGCAATTGCTGCTATTGGAAGAGAGCCGAACCTCCTACAAAGTGGCGGAGGAAGTGATGCGAATATTATCGCAGGATTTGGTATTCCAACGATCAATCTAGGTATTGGTTACGAAGAAATTCACACGACGAACGAGAAGCTATCCATTGAAGAGTTAGTGAAAACGGCTCAATTAGTCGTTCAAATTTGTAGGCAAGCAGTTACAGTAAAATAA